In one Umezawaea sp. Da 62-37 genomic region, the following are encoded:
- a CDS encoding glycerophosphodiester phosphodiesterase, with protein MNETHPYLTGPHPRAYAHRGWHLDDLAGMENSLGGFRRATREGYRYLETDVHATSDGVVVVHHDSTLDRTTDATGPVAALPWSEVRRARIGGREPITRLSDLLEELPEAKFNIDVKADSAVEPILALLRCAGAMGRVCLASFSDARLARLRRLGGPELLTSMGPRSAGALWLAGRVPVAGLAVRGTLAQVPAERGRLRIVDDRFVRAAHRIGSEVHVWTIDDRAEMERLLDLGVDGLVTDRPDLLREVLKSRSEWTVS; from the coding sequence GTGAACGAGACGCACCCGTACCTGACCGGCCCGCACCCGAGGGCGTACGCCCACCGGGGGTGGCACCTCGACGACCTGGCGGGCATGGAGAACTCGCTCGGCGGGTTCCGCCGCGCGACCCGCGAGGGGTACCGCTACCTGGAGACCGACGTCCACGCGACGTCGGACGGGGTGGTCGTGGTGCACCACGACTCCACTCTGGACCGCACCACCGACGCCACCGGTCCGGTGGCCGCGCTGCCGTGGTCGGAGGTGCGCCGGGCGAGGATCGGCGGCCGTGAGCCGATCACCCGGTTGAGTGATCTTCTGGAGGAGTTGCCGGAGGCGAAGTTCAACATCGACGTCAAGGCCGACTCCGCCGTGGAGCCGATCCTGGCGCTGCTGCGGTGCGCCGGGGCGATGGGGCGGGTGTGCCTGGCGTCGTTCTCCGACGCCAGGTTGGCCCGGCTGCGCCGCCTGGGCGGTCCGGAGCTGCTGACGTCGATGGGGCCGCGTTCGGCCGGCGCGCTGTGGCTGGCGGGGCGGGTGCCGGTGGCCGGGCTCGCGGTGCGCGGGACCCTGGCGCAGGTGCCCGCCGAGCGGGGTCGGCTGCGGATCGTGGACGACCGGTTCGTCCGCGCCGCGCACCGGATCGGCTCGGAGGTGCACGTGTGGACGATCGACGACCGCGCCGAGATGGAACGGCTGCTCGACCTGGGGGTGGACGGGCTGGTCACCGACCGCCCCGATCTGCTGCGCGAGGTGCTGAAGAGCCGTTCGGAGTGGACCGTGAGCTGA
- a CDS encoding EAL domain-containing protein gives MSGNSALYREVLNWANVGFGVTDPRGTLRWANPALATLLGVPVEHVVGRSLPALLPGTPERPRSALTLLTPSTCGQGHRWLEVSCRRISPDEMLYEMVDVSAWRDRELEATHEADALRRAQVLGRMGTWEWHIAEDRVVWSDTLLEMWGMPKDSALDFVGYIALVHPDDRAMIQSVLEEAMRTAAGFSFTHRMVRTDDGTGQLVERVFECFGEVVHDEDGVPVRAMGTAHDITTARRVHDELLLMAEQDPLTGLSNRRAITRELERQLATGGGGALLLLDLDNFKDVNDLRGHAVGDRLMRSLATALRSRLAAPQLIGRIGGDEFAVVLPGLSQTEAEVVANGLRDAVASLPLVGVAPNARITISTGVAAYTTGDAWELVLANADLALYASKAAGRNRVTVYEPGHYADTVKRVSVNDRLRTALDSGGLALHAMPMVQLISGKVLGHELLLRLEDGQDPYLGPAEFLPEAERSNLVHDIDRWVLSKAIDTLVEHPDPDLKFNVNVSGRTLEDEDFAGFVLDRLAGAGVAPGRLGLEITETAAVTNLDAARSLAVKLRGFGCRITLDDFGSGFGSFVHLKHLPITGIKIDGEFVRGIDEHSTDAVLVSGIVEIARGLGLSAVAEWVERPTQVEALIRLGVRVGQGFHLGKPRPLAEVLAERTLGPNGALNSTR, from the coding sequence GTGAGCGGCAACAGCGCCTTGTACCGCGAGGTGCTCAACTGGGCGAACGTCGGATTCGGCGTCACGGACCCGCGCGGCACGCTGCGCTGGGCGAACCCGGCACTCGCGACGCTTCTGGGCGTCCCGGTGGAGCACGTCGTGGGCCGATCGCTGCCCGCGCTGCTGCCCGGCACACCCGAGCGCCCGCGCTCCGCCCTCACCCTGCTCACACCGAGCACGTGCGGCCAGGGCCACCGGTGGCTGGAGGTGTCCTGCCGGCGCATCTCGCCCGACGAGATGCTCTACGAGATGGTCGACGTCTCCGCGTGGCGCGACCGCGAGCTGGAGGCCACCCACGAGGCCGACGCGCTGCGCCGCGCCCAGGTGCTCGGCCGGATGGGCACCTGGGAGTGGCACATCGCCGAGGACCGGGTGGTCTGGTCGGACACCCTGCTCGAGATGTGGGGCATGCCCAAGGACTCCGCGCTCGACTTCGTCGGCTACATCGCGCTGGTGCACCCCGACGACCGGGCGATGATCCAGTCCGTCCTCGAGGAGGCGATGCGCACGGCGGCGGGGTTCAGCTTCACCCACCGCATGGTGCGCACCGACGACGGGACCGGGCAGCTCGTCGAGCGGGTGTTCGAGTGCTTCGGCGAGGTCGTGCACGACGAGGACGGCGTACCGGTCCGCGCGATGGGCACCGCCCACGACATCACCACCGCGCGGCGGGTGCACGACGAGCTGCTGCTCATGGCCGAACAGGACCCGCTCACCGGCCTGTCCAACCGCCGCGCCATCACCCGTGAGCTGGAACGCCAGCTCGCCACCGGTGGCGGCGGCGCCCTGCTGCTGCTGGACCTGGACAACTTCAAGGACGTCAACGACCTGCGCGGGCACGCGGTGGGCGACCGGCTGATGCGGTCGCTGGCCACCGCCCTGCGCTCCCGGCTGGCCGCCCCGCAGCTCATCGGCCGCATCGGCGGCGACGAGTTCGCGGTCGTGCTGCCCGGCCTCTCCCAGACCGAGGCCGAGGTCGTCGCCAACGGCCTGCGCGACGCCGTCGCGTCCCTGCCCCTGGTCGGCGTCGCCCCGAACGCCCGCATCACCATCAGCACCGGCGTCGCCGCCTACACCACGGGCGACGCCTGGGAACTCGTGCTGGCCAACGCCGACCTCGCGCTCTACGCCTCGAAGGCCGCGGGCCGCAACCGCGTCACCGTCTACGAACCGGGCCACTACGCCGACACCGTCAAGCGGGTCTCGGTCAACGACCGCCTGCGCACCGCTTTGGACTCCGGCGGCCTCGCCCTGCACGCCATGCCCATGGTCCAGCTCATCTCCGGCAAGGTCCTCGGCCACGAACTCCTGCTCCGCCTGGAAGACGGCCAGGACCCCTACCTCGGCCCCGCCGAGTTCCTCCCCGAGGCCGAGCGCTCCAACCTGGTGCACGACATCGACCGCTGGGTCCTCAGCAAGGCCATCGACACCCTCGTCGAACACCCCGACCCGGACCTGAAGTTCAACGTCAACGTCTCCGGCCGCACCCTGGAGGACGAGGACTTCGCGGGCTTCGTCCTGGACCGCCTGGCGGGCGCGGGCGTCGCACCGGGCCGCCTGGGCCTGGAGATCACCGAGACCGCCGCCGTCACCAACCTCGACGCCGCCCGCTCGCTCGCGGTGAAGCTGCGCGGCTTCGGCTGCCGCATCACCCTGGACGACTTCGGCTCCGGCTTCGGCTCCTTCGTCCACCTGAAGCACCTGCCCATCACCGGCATCAAGATCGACGGCGAGTTCGTCCGCGGCATCGACGAGCACAGCACGGACGCCGTCCTGGTGTCCGGAATCGTGGAAATCGCCCGCGGCCTGGGCCTCTCGGCGGTCGCGGAGTGGGTCGAACGCCCCACGCAGGTCGAAGCCCTCATCCGCCTGGGCGTCCGCGTCGGTCAGGGATTCCACCTCGGCAAGCCCCGTCCCCTGGCCGAAGTCCTCGCCGAACGCACGTTGGGGCCGAACGGAGCATTGAACTCCACCCGCTAG
- a CDS encoding VOC family protein, with amino-acid sequence MLQANPARGLRRIELTTDAPEATADFYAQLLGWSVLAEPDDVFGGWVGDRLAVHISPGHDGWRLVFGGTPARPLHHGAAADRGRVLHGPWAPEPRSGEPCWVELSADADADDHYATELNWQIRDADSATLYEAELDTSRRPVAGRREIGNDLPPGWLVYFSVPDVTAAAATAVELGGSIVIEPHNTPTGLAAAIAAPAGGVVGILQAPSGWGGALATTTTAGSAESMP; translated from the coding sequence GTGCTGCAGGCAAACCCGGCTCGCGGGCTGCGTCGGATCGAATTGACCACCGACGCTCCCGAAGCGACCGCGGACTTCTACGCCCAACTCCTAGGCTGGTCCGTCCTCGCCGAACCGGACGACGTGTTCGGCGGCTGGGTGGGCGACCGCCTCGCGGTGCACATCTCACCCGGCCACGACGGCTGGCGCCTGGTCTTCGGCGGCACACCCGCCCGCCCCCTGCACCACGGCGCCGCCGCGGACCGCGGTCGCGTCCTGCACGGCCCCTGGGCCCCGGAACCGCGCTCGGGCGAACCGTGCTGGGTCGAACTCTCCGCGGACGCCGACGCCGACGACCACTACGCCACCGAGTTGAACTGGCAGATCCGCGACGCGGACAGCGCCACCCTCTACGAAGCCGAACTGGACACCAGCCGCCGCCCCGTGGCCGGACGCCGCGAGATCGGGAACGACCTGCCACCAGGCTGGCTGGTCTACTTCTCCGTACCCGACGTCACCGCCGCCGCGGCGACCGCCGTCGAACTGGGCGGCTCGATCGTCATCGAACCGCACAACACCCCCACCGGCCTGGCAGCCGCCATCGCCGCCCCCGCGGGCGGCGTGGTCGGCATCCTCCAAGCCCCATCCGGATGGGGCGGCGCCCTGGCCACCACCACAACCGCCGGCAGCGCGGAATCCATGCCCTGA
- a CDS encoding PPOX class F420-dependent oxidoreductase: MPKIATADVVEREELLGFLRPRHRGLLITQRADGRPQVSPVACGVDAAGRVVVATYPRRAKARNARRDDRVTMCVVSDEWDGPYVQVDGRAEVLDLPGAVEPLVEYFRCIAGEHPDWDEYREAMVRQGKSLIRITIERWGPIATGGFPPEL; encoded by the coding sequence ATGCCGAAGATCGCTACTGCTGATGTTGTGGAGCGGGAAGAGTTGCTTGGGTTTTTGCGGCCGCGTCATCGTGGTTTGCTGATCACCCAGCGTGCTGATGGGCGGCCGCAGGTGTCGCCTGTGGCGTGTGGGGTGGATGCTGCGGGGCGGGTTGTGGTGGCGACCTACCCGAGGCGGGCGAAGGCGCGTAATGCGCGGCGTGATGACCGGGTGACGATGTGCGTGGTTTCCGATGAGTGGGATGGGCCCTACGTGCAGGTTGACGGGAGGGCGGAGGTGTTGGATCTGCCGGGGGCGGTGGAGCCGTTGGTGGAGTACTTCCGGTGCATCGCGGGGGAACATCCGGATTGGGATGAGTACCGGGAGGCGATGGTGCGGCAGGGGAAAAGTCTGATTCGCATCACGATCGAGCGGTGGGGGCCGATCGCCACCGGTGGGTTTCCGCCGGAGCTTTGA